AACTTCTTCTTCCATTTCCTCTTTTTCTTTACCTTTCTTTTCTTCTTCTTTTTCTTCATCTCCTCCATCTTCATCCTTTAATTCTTTCAATTCTTTAAATATTAACAAAGTTGCCGCTTCTTTATTTAACAACCCACCATATTCCTTAACTTTTTTGTCAATTAATTCATCAAGTTCTTTTTCTGAAATTTTTAACTTATCCATTATCTTTTTTCTCACTTCTTCTAAATCCACCATAATTCCACCGTATTTTTAAGGAAAGCTGGGTATATATTGTTATTATAGTCGTTCTGCAATAGTTTAAATTAATTCCTTGCTAAACATGATTAAATTGAAAATTTAGGCAACTATCTATGAAACTTGCAGGGCATATAAACTCTCAAATTTACAAAGCCAATAAATGAGGTTATTACCATTTCTAAAACTGCACACATTATAACAGTTCATCCAAATCATTTATTCTTGAAAATACATTTATAGTCCATTATTTATATATGTTTATATACCCCAAAGGATGTGATACGATGATAGGAACCCCTCTTTTAGACGGCGCAACAAAGATACTACTCTTAGGTAGTGGAGAATTAGGAAAAGAAGTTGTTATTGAAGCCCAAAGGTTAGGAGTTGAGTGCATTGCGGTGGATAGATACCAAAATGCCCCAGCAATGCAAGTTGCTCATAGAAGTTATGTTATTGACATGAAGGATAGGGATGCATTGAGAGCAATAATTGAGAGAGAGAATCCTGACTACATTGTCCCTGAAATTGAAGCAATAAACACAGACACATTAATAGAAATGGAAAAAGAAGGATACACAGTTATTCCTACTGCAAAAGCCACAAAAATCACTATGGATAGGGAAGGAATAAGAAGATTGGCAGCAGAGGAATTAAAATTAAAAACTGCAAAATATGAATTCGCAACATCATTAGATGAGTTAAAAGAGGCAGTAGAAAAAATAGGCATTCCATGTGTTGTAAAGCCAATCATGTCATCTTCTGGAAAAGGGCAAAGTGTTATTAAATCCAAAGAAGATATTGAAAAGGCATGGGAGATTGCTCAAAAAGGTGCAAGAGGATTGGCAAATAAAGTTATCGTTGAGGAGTTTATTAACTTTGATTATGAGATAACTCTTTTAACAGCAAGAACTGTTGAAGGGACAAAGTTCTGCGAGCCAATTGGGCACATTCAAATAGATGGTGACTACCACGAAAGTTGGCAACCACATCCAATGAGTGAAGAACTTAAAAAGGACGCCCAAGATATTGCCAAAAAAATCACCGATGCGTTAGGAGGTTATGGAATATTTGGTGTTGAGTTGTTTGTTAGGGGAGATGAAGTAATATTCAGTGAGGTTTCCCCAAGACCACACGACACTGGAATGGTTACCATGGTTACGCAAGAAATGAGTGAATTTGAAATCCATGTTAGGGCAATCTTAGGGTTACCTGTCTCAACAAAACTCATCTCATGTGGAGCGAGCCACGTAATAAAATCAGACATACATAAGTGGAATCCAAAATATGACATAAGCGAAGCATTGAAAGTTCCAAACACAAAGATAAGGTTATTCGGAAAGCCAGTTGCTACTGTTGGTAGAAGGATGGGAGTTGCTCTTGCAACTGCTGATAGTATTGAAGAAGCAAGAAAAAATGCTGAGAAGTGTGCTCATGCTGTAAAGATTAAATAAAAGATTAAAAAAATAAATAAAAGTTAATGTAAGGTTTGATTAATGGTTTATTAATAATTCATTTTTGTCCTAATTATTATTCTTCGCTCATGTTCATTCAAGATTACCTAATATAAATAGTGTACTATTATCGTGGCTTTGCGGGCTGCATATAAAAAATTATCATGGTAAAACTTGTTTGCCGTATAAGTAATGATATTTGAAGATGAGCGTTAACTGAATATATATGGTAAGGTGATATTATTGTTAGAAAACATATTTAATGTTCCTTTATTATTTGGGACTATTTTTTTAATATTTACAATTTATAAATATGTATTATTAGAAACCAGTATGAAAAAAAAGATGTTAGTAGCTGTCATTTGTATTACATATGGATTACTAACAAAGTTAATGGGAAATTTTGATATAAGTATTATTATTATTTCAACAGATTTTTTAGCTTATGGTATATATTGTTATATTAGGCAGCAATTGTTTAGAAAATTGTACTCTAAACTTCACAATATAGTAAATTTACTCACTATAGTATTTTCTTTTTTAGTTTCATTACTTATTTTACTAATAGCATTGATTAAGTAAGAAATTTTAGTGAAACCATGGAAAAACTACTATCAATATTAACCATCCTTATCTTCTCAGTAGGTTTCACCTCAGGATTTATATTCATAAACGACTTCTCAAAAAACTACAATAGAGAAGAAATAAATCAAAATTTAAGTATAAATTTCAATTTCCCTACAATCCTACTAACTAATCTAAAAGTTATCCTTCTAATGTTGGCAGGAGCTATAACTTTCGGATTATCCACTTTTATAAATTTAATATTTAATGGTTTTAATGTTGGTATCTTAATCGGTTCTACATTTCTAACTAATGAACCGTTAAAATTAATAACTGCTTTAATTCTTCCACACGGAATATTTGAAATTCCAGCAATGCTTATATCAGCAACAGCAGGCTTTAAAATTCCTTATGAAGTTATTCTTTATCTCTTAGATAAAAAAGAAAAACCTATAACAGAGGAAGATATAAAAGAGTTTTTAAAATTAGCTTTAATTTCAATAATCCTAATCATAATAGCAGCTTTTGTAGAGGTTTATCTTACTCCAAAGATAGCGAATTATTTATTAACATAAGATTTAAATAGATAATTGAGGAATAGGAATAATGAAACTAAAAATTAGGTGATTTAAAAATGAAAACTGTCAAATTTAGAGTTTATTATGATGGGGAATATTGGATTGCAGAGGGTATTGATGTAAGCATATTCACACAGGGGAAAACTTTAGATGAATTGATGAAAAATCTTAAGGAGGCTGTTGAATTGCACTTTGAAGATGAGTTAAAAGCTGGGGAGGTTATAAAAATCCTTTCTGTTTCTGAGATGGAGGTGTCAAGTGTTGCCTAAACTTCCAGTTGTCGGTGGCAAGGATTTAATAAAATTTCTTAAAAAATTGGGTTATGAAGTCGTTAGGCAGAGAGGGAGCCATGTGAGATTAAGAAAAGAGACGGAACTTGGAATTCACAATATAACAATCCCTTATCATGAAGAGATAGCAAGAGGAACTTTAAACAATATTTTGACCGATATTTCTAAATGGAACAACATTCCAAAGGAAGAGTTAATAAAAAGATTAAAATAATTTACTTTTATAAATCCTTTACTATTTTATTAATTATTAAAAATCCTAATCACTTAAAAACTTAATTTAAATACATTACTATTCGATTTAAATCGTTATATATATATATAGTGGTTTTGCATTTATTTTGTTTATGAAAAATGTGGAAAATAAGGACTTTAAAAAAGTAAAGAATAATTGGTGATGATGCCTCGGTATAGAGGCGGAGCCAACTCAGCCGCAACCACCGAGGTGACAGAATGAAATTTTTAAAGAAAGAAGTATATAAGATTTTTGGAACTTTAGTTTTAGTAAGCATGATAGGGGCTTTAGTAGCTGAGCCAGTGGCTTTAGGAGATGCTGGATTAGTATATTATTACTATTATAAAAACAAAGATACAGGTAATGATATGATAAATCATGGAGCTGCAACTGCAGGTGTTGGTAGTATTCTCTTTGGGGTTGGTACTTATGCCTTAGAAAATGCAGCAGCTGGTAGTATATTATATTATGCTGGTGCTGGATTAGCAGCTACTGGTGTGGGGTTAGTAATTGTTGGAGTTGGATTACTAGCATAATTTTTAGTATTTCTATTATTTTTATTTTTTTTAAAAATTGGGGTGTAAATTATGAAGGATAAAACAAAACTTGCAATATTTTTATTTCTTTTACCTTTATTATATTTTATAATATATTTTATTAGTAAAGGTTATTTTTACTCAATATTGATAGGTATTTCAACATTAGCACTTGGAATTTCGATATACACTGAGTCATATAAACAATGTTATAAAATATTTGGAAAGACATTTGTAAATATAATTATAATATTAATATATTTAACTTTATTAATTGCTGGCATTCATTTTATTTTAGTTCACACATTATAAATAAAATATACATTCATTAAACAATTATTATAATCAGTGAAACCATGAAACTACCATCAATACTAACAATCCTAATCTTCTCAATAGGTTTCATCTCAGGAATCACATCTATAAACGATTTTTCAAAAAACTACAATGGAGAAGAATTAAACCAAAAACTAAATATAAAATTCAACTTCCTTACAATCCTACTAACTAATCTAAAAGTTATCCTTCTAATGTTGGCAGGAGCTATAACTTTTGGTTTATCTACTTTTATAAACTTAATATTTAATGGTTTTAATGTTGGTATATTGGTTGGTTCTACTTTCCTAACTGACGAACCGTTAAAATTAATAACTGCTTTAATTCTTCCACACGGAATATTCGAAATTCCAGCAATGCTTATATCAGCAACAGCAGGTTTCAAAATTCCTTATGAAGTTATTCTTTATCTCTTAGATAAGAAAGAAAAACCAATAACAGAAGAAGATATAAAAGAATTCTTAAAATTAGCAGGAATATCAATAATCCTAATCATAATAGCAGCATTCGTAGAGGTTTATATTACTCCAAAGATAGCGAATTATTTATTATCATAAACACTTAAATATAATAATTAAATAAAAATAAATTAATATCAAAATAACGAGGGGAGAAAATGAACATAAAAGAACTAATTCTAAATCCAAACAACTTCTTTAAAAATTTAGCAGATAAAGATGTCTCTCTTAAAACCCCATTCTTAATAGTACTTATGTTTTCTGTGTTGATGTGTATCTATTCCTACTATACAACATCGATAATGTTTAAAATATTCCCACCAGATATGCAAAATATGATGTCGATTATGAGAATAATTTCCGCAGTCTCTACTTTAGTGGGGGGATTTATAGCATGGTTATTAATAGCAGGGGTAATGCACTTAATATCAATGGCATTTAAGGGGGAAGGTTCTTTTAAAAGAACATTTGAATTTACTGGCTATGGATTCTTACCAAACTTAATAGCATTATGTATAACAATACCAATAGGTTATTATTTCCTTTCAAATGCTCATGTTCCAACTTTAACAATGGCACAACTCCAAAATCCTGCAGTTGTAAAACAAGTCATGTCTTCAATAATCCCAAAACCCATGGTATATACAAATCTTTTAATTGGTATTGCGGTTAGTTTGTGGAATTTAGGTTTATGGACTTATGGTATAAAGTATGCAAGGAATTTAGAATTAAAAAAGGCATTTATAGTTGCATTAATCCCAACAGTATTATTTGGGGCTTATCAGTTATATAGCGTGGCTAAATTCCTATAAGGTGGGATATATGAAAAAATCCTCTTTTATTTTTTTAACATTTTTATCATTATTACTAATTTTAAATACAATAAACGCAATAGAATTTACAAGTTTTGATTACAAAAATGAATACTTAGAGCCAGGAAAAACCTACGACTTATGGGTTGTAATCACACCGGAAAAAGAGATAAACAATACCATAATTGGCATATATCCTTATGGTATCAGTAAAGAATATATCCAAATTATTAAAGGAAAGGATTATGTGGGACATTTGTTTCAATCTGAACAGGGAGTAGGACACTTTATAATAAAAATTAAAGACAACGCTCCATCAAAGGATTATAAAATCGTAGCATACTGTAATTACACAGAAAATGGGGAACAGTATTCAGAAAACAGAATCTTTGAAATTCCAGTTAGGGGAGAAGCAATAATAGAAATCCAAAATCCACCAATATTAAAGGAGGGGACGAACAAGATATTCTTAAGAATTACAAATAAAGGAACAGGAATAGCAGAGAACATAAAAATAACCTTTGAAAATGGAAAAAATATCTATGCGTTAAGCAATAGTTATGTTATTAACTACCTAAAACCAGGAGAAACAAAGTTAATAAGGTTGATTTTATATGCAAATGGGGAAATAGGGGAGTTGCCTTATACAATAACTTACCAAAACCAGTATAACTTGTTGGAATTAACTGATAAGACAGAAACGGATACGTCAACAACATCAACCTATAAAAATCAAAAAACTATTGAAGAAAAGGGAACTTTAACTTTCAAAATAGTCCCAAATGACTTAATTTCAATAAATTTAAAAAACATTACCTGTCCAGTTGGAAAAATCAACAATTTAACAATTTTAATAAGAAACAACTACAAAGATGCCAACTTTATCATAACCATTGGAAAATACTACTTAGGAAACAACCAAAAAACAATCTTCATTAAAAAAGGGGAAACAAAAAATGTATCTTTTAAAATAAAAATAAATGAAATGGGAATAAAAGAGATTCCAATAAAAATTTACTTCGATGAAAATGAAATAAACAAAAACCTAACCATAAATGTCATTGGAAAGGCAGAGTTGGTTTTAACAGGTGTTAATGTTGAAGGATTTGGAGAAAAAATAATAACTGGAGATTTATCAAACATTGGAACTGCTCCAGCAAAGAGCGTTTTAATAAGCATCAAAAAAACAAAAAACATCATACCAAAAAGGCCCTATGAAAACTACTTTATAGGTACATTAAACCCAGATGATTATGGAAGTTTTGAGTTGCACTGCCAAATTAATGGAACTGTAAATGAGATTCCAATTGTAATAACTTATAGGGATGAAAATAACAATTTAGTAACGATTTATAAGACAATAAAAATTAATGGGGATGTTATTTCTTTAAAAAACAATAATAAAGAAGAAGTTAATTATTTAGTTATTGGAATAGCTATAGTATTCTGCTTTGGGGTAGTTTATTTGATTTATAGGGGGTTTGTAAGAAAAGATGAGAAATAACCAAAATTAGATACATTCCATAAAAATCATTTAGAAATTTTTGATAAGAGAGGAAAGTTTAAAGGGGAATTATATCCTGATGGAACATTTAGAAGTGCAGAAGAGCTGGGAAAAACCAAACGAAGATTGAAGATTTAATGAAGGAAAGTAGGTGATTAGATGGACAAAAAATTTACATTGGAAACTTTAAACTTATTAAAAAATAAAGTTTTAGAAAATGACCATATATTTGGAAAAGAACTTACAGAGATTCTTATAGATGTTATAGATGGGATAATATACGTTTTTAATGAAATTTTTGAAGAAATATCAAAAACTAACTTAGATAATATAAATTTACGTAATTTATGGTTCATATATAGTGAAATATCGCCTTTATATGAGGATATTAATAAAATATCGAGTGAAATAGATGACATTTTAAACTTAAGCAGTAAAGACATTAACAACTGGAAACTTTGGAAGAATCTTGGGGATAAGGCATATCTATGCAAAGCTTATTATGAGGCATTATTTTGTTATAATAAAGCATTAGAAATTAATTCAGAAGATTTAGAGGTTTTATGTAAAAAGGGTTACACCTTATTGAGGATAAGTTTAAATGAAATAAATTTATCAATAAAATACTTTGAAAAGGTATTAGAAAAAGATGAAAATAATTATAAAGCACTCTTTGGATTAGGAGAAGCATATTATAACTTGAATAACGAAGAAAATGCAATAAAATACTTCGAAAAAATTTTAAAATTAAATCCAAACGATGTAGAGGCACTGGAGTATTTAGGAGATATATACTATGAAAAAGATTATGAAAAAGCAATAAACTATTACAAAAAAGCTTTAGAATTAAAACCAAAAGATGTCAACTTAATTTTAAAAATAGCTCATTCTTATGTAGAATTGAAAAAATACGAAGATGCATTAAAATATTTTGAAAAAGCACTATCTCTAAACCCAGATGTGTTTGAATTAGAACAGATTTACGAATTTATGGGAAGAATATATATTTATTTAGGAGAAGATGAAAAAGCTATGGAATATTTTGAAAAGTTAAAGGAGATAAATCCATACCATGATGAAATATATGAAGTTATTGCTTTAACTTATGGAGAAGTTGGAAATGTTGAAAAAGCGGAAAAATATCTTAGAAAATTAGAATTAACTAAATAGAATATGTATTGAATTTAAAAAATGTGGGGGTATATAGCTTAATCTTTTCAATTATTCATTTATCATTCTTTAAATCTCAATAATTAATAATTGGTGAACTAATGAAAGACCTAATATTAAACCCAGATAAATTTTTCAAAGATATTTTAACAAAAGTTTCTTTTGTATATTTAATTGAAATGACAGTTGCTTTAATTATTCAGCTTATTTCCATTTTAACGAATACATTATATGCTGATGGAGGTTACATAATTAAGTTAATGGATATAATGGTGTCATTATGGGCAATGCTATTGTTTGCAAAAGGAATCCAATACAACTATAAATTAGCATTCAAAAAAAGCTTGGTAATACCATTTTTAATATTTTTGTTGAATCTTCTAAGTAGTATAGCCGATTATATCAACATATATTAAGATAATTTTAGGGATACGATGATTGAATTAAAAAATGTAACAAAAACCTACAAAATGGGTGGGGAAATAATTTATGCTTTAAAAAATGTAAATTTAAAAATAAAAGAGGGGGAATTTGTAGTAATTATGGGACCTAGTGGAAGCGGAAAATCAACATTGTTGAATATTATCGGATGTTTGGATAAACCAGACAGTGGGGAAGTTTATATCGACAAAATAAAAATAAATGATTTGAATGATGAAGAACTGACAAAAATTAGGAGAAATAAGATTGGATTTGTATTTCAGCAATTTAACCTAATCCCTCTTTTAACTGCATTGGAAAATGTTGAACTCCCATTAATTTTTAAATATAGGAACACACTATCCGAAGAAGAAAGAAAGAAAATAGCACTAAAATGTTTAAAAATGGCTGAATTAGATGAAAAATTTGCAAACCATAAACCAAACCAATTAAGTGGAGGACAACAGCAGAGAGTGGCTATAGCAAGAGCACTGGCAAACAATCCTCCAATTTTACTGTGTGATGAACCTACTGGAAGTTTGGATTCAAAAACTGGTGGTAAAATTATGGAGCTCTTAAAAAAATTAAACGATAGTGGAAAAACTGTTGTTGTAGTTACCCACGATTTAGCTGTGGCAAAATATGCAGATAGAGTAATTTACCTTAGAGATGGAAATATAGTTGAGGAATAATACTTTGGGGGGAAAAATGATAGATAATATCAAAGATAGGGAATTATTCGATATTAAAAAAGTTGGTATTATATCCATAATGGTTTGGTTTTTGCTTAATGTGTTGGCAATACCATTATCCTTTTCAATGATAATTTCATTATTTGGTAAAACCTGGCTTTCTGGGAACAATTACTTTATAGAAAATGAAGTAGGGTATTTTACATTCCTTATCTCTTCAATATTGGCGGTATTATCGGTGTCCTATTATTATTCAAAGGGTAAAGTAAAGGCACTATCAGGATATTTGTTAAAAATTACTTCGATGTTGCTAATTTCAAAAATTGCCCTATATGTTATATCAGTTTATTACCCTGCATATATCTCATTATTGGGAATATCCAATGGATTTATTTGCTATGTTGTATTCATGGCAATGTTTATAAAGATAAGCGAATTATATGGAAAAAAATTGTCATTTTTAGATAGAATAAAGATAATTGCACTATCTCTATTGATATACCTTGCAATAACATATCCCCTGTATTGGGGTATTTATACATTTATTACAGAGGATTATTTTACCTATCCCAGTGATTATTGGCATTTTGAAAAATTTATTTTTTTCATATATGTATTGGGTGCTTTAATATCGGTTCCATCATCCACCTATATCTATTCAAAATTAACTAATTTAGGTGATTTAAAAAAATACAGTTTAGAAATGTTGAAATATTCTATTGTATTTAGTGTAATAACACTAATTTCTTTTTGGGCATTTACACTGTATTATCACCACGTATTTTCAATAGGAAGTTTTATAGTATGGTTGATAATTTACAGTTTAATAATGATTTTTAAGATGCTAGATATTGAAAGATAAATAAAAACATATTTTATTCTTTTGAGGGAAATCATGTATTTGAAGATGGCAAAGAGGAATCTAAATAGGCATATTTTAAGAAGTACTTTAGCGTTGTTGGGGATTATTATAGGTGTTATGGCTATTTCCTCCTTAGGAATTTTAGGTGGAGGATTAAAACAAGGAATCATTAAAAATTTTGAAGGGGTAGCAAATTTTGTTGTTGTATTGCCAAATACTGAAGAAGGGTATTTACATTTTACAAAAAAAGATGTGGATAAACTAAAAAAACTAAACTGCATTGTAATTCCAATTTCATCAAAAACTGATATTGTATATATTAAAGGAAAAAATAAAAAGGCGTATGTAACAATATATGGTATAAAAAAAGAGGATATAAAGTATTTAAATTTAGGCATCAAAAATAAATTAACCGATACAACAACATATGCAGATAGTTTTTTTGTCAATATTCATGATGTTAATACTGGAGATATGGTTGTTTTGAAAAATATATCCCTTAGAATAAATGGAATATACAACAGTTCTTTTTTTGTAATTTCTCAAAATTCAATAATCTTATCAGAAAAAACATACAAAAGATTTTATGGGAATAATTACTCAATGATAGTTCTTTATGTAAAAAATAAAGATGATATTAGTAAAATAAAAAATGAAACAGAAAAAATTATGAATAGGAAAGAAAAAACAGCTATTGTATTGTCCAT
The sequence above is a segment of the Methanotorris igneus Kol 5 genome. Coding sequences within it:
- a CDS encoding ABC transporter permease, which produces MYLKMAKRNLNRHILRSTLALLGIIIGVMAISSLGILGGGLKQGIIKNFEGVANFVVVLPNTEEGYLHFTKKDVDKLKKLNCIVIPISSKTDIVYIKGKNKKAYVTIYGIKKEDIKYLNLGIKNKLTDTTTYADSFFVNIHDVNTGDMVVLKNISLRINGIYNSSFFVISQNSIILSEKTYKRFYGNNYSMIVLYVKNKDDISKIKNETEKIMNRKEKTAIVLSMDRILQSINDVMDKVSLFLMGIGGISLLVAGIGIGNVMLMSTIERTKEIGVMKSIGASKRDIITLFLYEALILGVVGSIIGAMLSLGVGYLVVHYLLRSSITMESLIYVFLGILFGVGTSIVASLYPAYKAANLDPIKALKSD
- the purT gene encoding formate-dependent phosphoribosylglycinamide formyltransferase, yielding MIGTPLLDGATKILLLGSGELGKEVVIEAQRLGVECIAVDRYQNAPAMQVAHRSYVIDMKDRDALRAIIERENPDYIVPEIEAINTDTLIEMEKEGYTVIPTAKATKITMDREGIRRLAAEELKLKTAKYEFATSLDELKEAVEKIGIPCVVKPIMSSSGKGQSVIKSKEDIEKAWEIAQKGARGLANKVIVEEFINFDYEITLLTARTVEGTKFCEPIGHIQIDGDYHESWQPHPMSEELKKDAQDIAKKITDALGGYGIFGVELFVRGDEVIFSEVSPRPHDTGMVTMVTQEMSEFEIHVRAILGLPVSTKLISCGASHVIKSDIHKWNPKYDISEALKVPNTKIRLFGKPVATVGRRMGVALATADSIEEARKNAEKCAHAVKIK
- a CDS encoding stage II sporulation protein M, producing the protein MKLPSILTILIFSIGFISGITSINDFSKNYNGEELNQKLNIKFNFLTILLTNLKVILLMLAGAITFGLSTFINLIFNGFNVGILVGSTFLTDEPLKLITALILPHGIFEIPAMLISATAGFKIPYEVILYLLDKKEKPITEEDIKEFLKLAGISIILIIIAAFVEVYITPKIANYLLS
- a CDS encoding Yip1 family protein, which produces MNIKELILNPNNFFKNLADKDVSLKTPFLIVLMFSVLMCIYSYYTTSIMFKIFPPDMQNMMSIMRIISAVSTLVGGFIAWLLIAGVMHLISMAFKGEGSFKRTFEFTGYGFLPNLIALCITIPIGYYFLSNAHVPTLTMAQLQNPAVVKQVMSSIIPKPMVYTNLLIGIAVSLWNLGLWTYGIKYARNLELKKAFIVALIPTVLFGAYQLYSVAKFL
- a CDS encoding COG1361 S-layer family protein, giving the protein MKKSSFIFLTFLSLLLILNTINAIEFTSFDYKNEYLEPGKTYDLWVVITPEKEINNTIIGIYPYGISKEYIQIIKGKDYVGHLFQSEQGVGHFIIKIKDNAPSKDYKIVAYCNYTENGEQYSENRIFEIPVRGEAIIEIQNPPILKEGTNKIFLRITNKGTGIAENIKITFENGKNIYALSNSYVINYLKPGETKLIRLILYANGEIGELPYTITYQNQYNLLELTDKTETDTSTTSTYKNQKTIEEKGTLTFKIVPNDLISINLKNITCPVGKINNLTILIRNNYKDANFIITIGKYYLGNNQKTIFIKKGETKNVSFKIKINEMGIKEIPIKIYFDENEINKNLTINVIGKAELVLTGVNVEGFGEKIITGDLSNIGTAPAKSVLISIKKTKNIIPKRPYENYFIGTLNPDDYGSFELHCQINGTVNEIPIVITYRDENNNLVTIYKTIKINGDVISLKNNNKEEVNYLVIGIAIVFCFGVVYLIYRGFVRKDEK
- a CDS encoding type II toxin-antitoxin system HicB family antitoxin: MKTVKFRVYYDGEYWIAEGIDVSIFTQGKTLDELMKNLKEAVELHFEDELKAGEVIKILSVSEMEVSSVA
- a CDS encoding stage II sporulation protein M encodes the protein MEKLLSILTILIFSVGFTSGFIFINDFSKNYNREEINQNLSINFNFPTILLTNLKVILLMLAGAITFGLSTFINLIFNGFNVGILIGSTFLTNEPLKLITALILPHGIFEIPAMLISATAGFKIPYEVILYLLDKKEKPITEEDIKEFLKLALISIILIIIAAFVEVYLTPKIANYLLT
- a CDS encoding tetratricopeptide repeat protein, with the protein product MDKKFTLETLNLLKNKVLENDHIFGKELTEILIDVIDGIIYVFNEIFEEISKTNLDNINLRNLWFIYSEISPLYEDINKISSEIDDILNLSSKDINNWKLWKNLGDKAYLCKAYYEALFCYNKALEINSEDLEVLCKKGYTLLRISLNEINLSIKYFEKVLEKDENNYKALFGLGEAYYNLNNEENAIKYFEKILKLNPNDVEALEYLGDIYYEKDYEKAINYYKKALELKPKDVNLILKIAHSYVELKKYEDALKYFEKALSLNPDVFELEQIYEFMGRIYIYLGEDEKAMEYFEKLKEINPYHDEIYEVIALTYGEVGNVEKAEKYLRKLELTK
- a CDS encoding ABC transporter ATP-binding protein — protein: MIELKNVTKTYKMGGEIIYALKNVNLKIKEGEFVVIMGPSGSGKSTLLNIIGCLDKPDSGEVYIDKIKINDLNDEELTKIRRNKIGFVFQQFNLIPLLTALENVELPLIFKYRNTLSEEERKKIALKCLKMAELDEKFANHKPNQLSGGQQQRVAIARALANNPPILLCDEPTGSLDSKTGGKIMELLKKLNDSGKTVVVVTHDLAVAKYADRVIYLRDGNIVEE
- a CDS encoding type II toxin-antitoxin system HicA family toxin, producing MLPKLPVVGGKDLIKFLKKLGYEVVRQRGSHVRLRKETELGIHNITIPYHEEIARGTLNNILTDISKWNNIPKEELIKRLK